A genomic region of Maridesulfovibrio bastinii DSM 16055 contains the following coding sequences:
- a CDS encoding nickel/cobalt transporter: MNKKLILISVAALLLLAAINAYAVPGTTNPFLTPPSQEQGKISSPAATPTDSAEAVTPAPYSHSHSGLYGKLLTEISLWQKMLRGKMAMFGHKIHSNPFGKSFFLFLAFSFFYGVIHAIGPGHGKSVVCAYFMTREGKLFSTAFLSWMITLVHVGSATIAICGAYLLLKTGMSGFERFSSYMQNISFSIIILIGLWLFISSISGIIKKLKPEQESPSPQKYASISEMATVAFFTGIIPCPGAAIILVYTISTGIMWAGLISMVVLATGMAITTFLFAFTAFTTRKAINCSSSDSGIKRFIPSALSLIGSLVVIAFGILMLEA, encoded by the coding sequence ATGAATAAAAAGTTAATATTAATATCAGTTGCGGCTCTTTTACTGTTGGCAGCAATCAATGCTTACGCCGTACCGGGAACCACAAACCCTTTCCTCACTCCCCCAAGTCAGGAACAGGGTAAAATATCATCTCCAGCGGCTACTCCAACTGATTCAGCTGAAGCCGTCACCCCTGCGCCATACAGCCACAGTCATTCAGGACTTTATGGCAAATTGCTGACTGAAATTTCGCTATGGCAGAAAATGCTGCGTGGAAAGATGGCGATGTTCGGCCATAAAATTCATTCAAATCCTTTTGGGAAATCATTCTTCCTTTTTCTGGCATTTTCTTTTTTTTACGGGGTAATCCACGCAATCGGACCCGGTCACGGAAAATCCGTGGTCTGTGCCTACTTCATGACCCGTGAAGGAAAGCTTTTTTCAACAGCTTTTCTTTCATGGATGATAACTCTTGTTCATGTAGGTTCAGCCACCATTGCTATCTGTGGAGCTTATCTTCTGCTGAAAACAGGGATGTCCGGGTTTGAAAGATTCAGCAGCTATATGCAGAACATAAGCTTTTCGATCATCATTCTTATAGGATTATGGTTGTTTATAAGTTCAATTAGCGGAATCATTAAAAAATTAAAGCCTGAGCAGGAAAGCCCCTCTCCACAAAAATACGCCTCAATTTCCGAAATGGCCACGGTAGCTTTTTTCACCGGCATCATCCCCTGTCCCGGAGCCGCCATAATACTGGTTTATACCATCTCCACAGGGATCATGTGGGCCGGACTTATTTCCATGGTCGTGCTGGCAACCGGAATGGCCATAACAACATTCCTTTTCGCATTTACAGCTTTCACCACCCGCAAAGCGATAAACTGTAGCAGCTCAGACTCCGGCATAAAAAGATTCATACCTTCCGCTCTTTCTCTCATAGGATCACTGGTCGTGATAGCTTTCGGTATACTGATGCTTGAGGCATAG
- a CDS encoding DUF1007 family protein, producing the protein MPQKLNLLIFLLSLLISFFSPVKSYAHPHVFVDCQLTFVFNDKGLAGINEDWIFDEMFGSMVLGEHDKNNDLKISPAEEKSIYNGAFINLKNFDYFTHLNLDGKHISVATAEKFKAFVKEGLLHYNFFIPCEIKFSAKKHRLLTAIYDKTYYTAILLAENNKIKGLKDSKKVSLDFNQLEELSYYYGQVVPDGAILTINP; encoded by the coding sequence ATGCCCCAGAAATTAAACTTATTGATATTTTTACTCTCACTCCTGATCTCATTTTTTTCGCCGGTTAAATCTTACGCCCACCCCCATGTATTTGTAGACTGTCAATTGACCTTTGTCTTTAATGACAAAGGTCTTGCAGGCATAAATGAAGACTGGATCTTTGACGAGATGTTCGGGTCCATGGTTCTTGGCGAACACGATAAAAATAACGATCTCAAAATTTCCCCGGCAGAAGAAAAAAGCATATATAACGGGGCGTTCATAAATTTAAAAAACTTCGATTATTTTACCCACCTGAATCTGGACGGAAAACACATAAGTGTAGCTACGGCTGAAAAATTTAAAGCTTTTGTAAAAGAGGGACTGCTGCATTATAACTTTTTCATACCCTGTGAAATAAAATTCAGCGCTAAAAAACACCGGTTGCTGACTGCAATATACGACAAGACCTACTACACTGCGATACTTCTCGCTGAAAACAATAAAATTAAAGGTCTTAAAGACTCAAAGAAGGTTTCCCTCGATTTTAACCAGCTTGAAGAGCTTTCCTATTACTATGGGCAGGTCGTTCCGGATGGAGCCATACTGACAATCAATCCCTGA
- a CDS encoding TetR/AcrR family transcriptional regulator has product MKEKTKKEAILYAAQETFGRYGYAGTTVKMISERAGVAFGLISHYFGSKEELFLTAGIAMVDALMIEINKAINETESGIEAVSSYMRTYLGFTLKQRNTFPILLRCSPFSDVQIQMDRGKIAKKFQELLNIIRVCVKKGIEDGSIRPLSIDDTSTIIYSNIVGTVRTRFLSPYDLPDLYEETADFVVRSIKSR; this is encoded by the coding sequence ATGAAAGAAAAAACCAAAAAAGAAGCAATACTTTACGCCGCTCAGGAAACATTTGGCCGCTATGGCTATGCAGGGACAACTGTTAAAATGATTTCCGAACGTGCAGGAGTGGCTTTCGGGCTTATCTCGCATTACTTCGGTTCAAAAGAAGAGCTCTTTCTCACTGCCGGCATAGCAATGGTTGACGCACTTATGATTGAGATCAACAAAGCTATAAATGAGACTGAAAGCGGTATTGAAGCCGTTTCATCCTATATGAGAACTTATCTTGGTTTTACCCTGAAACAGCGTAATACTTTTCCGATTCTGCTAAGATGCTCCCCTTTCAGTGATGTCCAGATTCAGATGGACCGTGGCAAAATAGCTAAAAAATTTCAGGAACTCCTGAATATTATCAGGGTCTGTGTAAAAAAAGGTATCGAGGACGGAAGCATACGCCCGCTTTCCATAGACGACACTTCAACTATAATTTATTCCAATATAGTCGGAACTGTCCGCACACGTTTTCTTTCACCATACGACCTGCCTGATTTATATGAAGAGACCGCTGATTTCGTTGTCAGAAGTATTAAATCAAGGTAG